TTGCCAGATATTATCGTGAATATGACAGATATAAGAAACTGGCAGACCTTGTCTATCTTATCTGTAATGAGATCGTTCAAAAGAAACTAACCATCAGAGCAACCGTACAGAGACGGGCCAAAGATCCGAATAGCTTTCAGGAAAAACTACGAAAGCACAAAACGCTGACAACAGTAGATGAGGTCTTTGATCAAATCAGCGATTTAGCCGGTGTAAGAATCATCACCTATCTGGAATCAGACAGGGAAAAGGTGGTGGAAGAAATACGGCAGGCTTTTATCGGAAAGGATAAAGGTAATCAACCGATTATAAAAGCAAAAGACAAATCGGAGAAAGGCAAACACTATCGGGCGACTCACTGCCAGGTATATTTGCCGGATGAATATCTGATTGGTGAAAACGAAAATCTGAAAAATACAACCTGCGAGATTCAGGTGTGCAGTCTGCTGGCTCATGTATATAATGAAATCGAGCACGATTTACAATACAAACCTTTGAGCGGAATCATTTCCGAACAGGAATTAGAACTCCTTGACCAGTTGGGGTTAATCACCAAATCAGGGGACACAACCATCAAAAGATTACTGGAAGCCACCGATGAACGACTGAAAGAAAGGACCGGTGACTTCGACGATGTTCATGATTTCGTCATTCGTATGCGTGAAGAGTTGAAAGGCGAATCTACTTTCGCAAATAATGCCGGTGAACTTTATGAAGAACTACTCCTTTTGAAACTAACATCACCTCAAACGATCAACAAGGCATTGATTTCTCATGGAGAAATTCTAAAACAGGTTGCTGAGATCGAATACAATAAACTGAAAAAATATATCATTGACAATAACATAGATATTACGTTAGATGATAATTCTTCGGATATATTACTCTTGGCACTATTACGAAAAAAAGTCAATACAATAATTGCAAACCACCCTATCGGTCGCGGTAAAAGAAGACCCAGCAGATTATTACAAATCGCAATAGTCTATAAAGAGATGGTAGAAAGTGTGTAAAAACTGTATCATTCAGGCTATCCCTATTGCACTCTGCCTCAGTTCGCCTTAACCTACAAATCCGAGCTTTCGATAGACATTTTTACACAAACACCACAACATTCCAATCAAATTGATTATATTGCAGCAAAAAACCCGACAATGAGATTATTTGACAACGAGGAAAGAAGATCGCAATTTCTGGAAGAGTTCAAAAAGGTGGATAAGTTCTAC
The Parabacteroides sp. FAFU027 DNA segment above includes these coding regions:
- a CDS encoding GTP pyrophosphokinase family protein, which translates into the protein MDENIIEIAVARYYREYDRYKKLADLVYLICNEIVQKKLTIRATVQRRAKDPNSFQEKLRKHKTLTTVDEVFDQISDLAGVRIITYLESDREKVVEEIRQAFIGKDKGNQPIIKAKDKSEKGKHYRATHCQVYLPDEYLIGENENLKNTTCEIQVCSLLAHVYNEIEHDLQYKPLSGIISEQELELLDQLGLITKSGDTTIKRLLEATDERLKERTGDFDDVHDFVIRMREELKGESTFANNAGELYEELLLLKLTSPQTINKALISHGEILKQVAEIEYNKLKKYIIDNNIDITLDDNSSDILLLALLRKKVNTIIANHPIGRGKRRPSRLLQIAIVYKEMVESV